The following is a genomic window from Parabacteroides johnsonii DSM 18315.
AACCTGCTACCTCAGCTAACTCTTGACGTACATATAAGGTATTTAGAAAACGTTTTAGTTGTCGTGGATTACCATTTAAAAAACGCTTAATAAGAGGTACAGTTGGTAAACGATATTCTACTGCATGAAAATCAATTTTTTTATCTTTGGAAATATTTGCTTTGATGTCATCTATATTATATTTGGAATGCTTGTCTGTTTTTCTGAACTCCAAATATTTCTGATGTATTTCATTAAAGTAGATATCATTTAAATGATTTTTGCATAGAAGAAGTGTGATATAAGTCTCTTGCTCGTTGTCAGACAAACGTGGCAGTTTGTATGGTAGCTGAATGAGTTTTTCCAAATAGTCTGAAAATGGACTGGATATATCTTCTTTCTTCATTTGAATAGGATAATGCTGACTAATAGCATATTCAATAATACGTTCATCTGCACCAATGATAAATGCGGTTTTCCTTACATTTACAAACAACTTGACGGCCTCCAGGCAACCAATAATTCTTTTGGGTTCACATCTATCCAAATCATCAATATAGACAACAACAGCCTTATATCCCATATCGTCAACCAATTCATCAAAGAGTTCTCTGAATGTTGCGATAAATTTTGATGTATTACCTTTTGCTACATCTTTAAGTAGATTGTTGTATTTATCCTTGTTTGTTATCTTATCAAGGTCTTCCTTTGTTGGCAACCATTTCTTCAGCCAATCAGGAGTGAGATTTTCATAGGCTTTCTTCAAGATAAATACGCCTGCTTTCAAAAAGTTGATTCGCTCGAGCAAATCATCTACCCGTTCAAATACATTTTTTCGCTTATTAATATCTTTGTCAAGTGCTTCTAATATACTTTCTATCATTGTCAGTTTTGTTGAGTCATAGCTTTCAAACTGCCAACTATTAAAATACACTTGAAGTATAATCTTACAACCCTTTTCATGTTGAGATTTTTCCCATTCATGCAAGGACTTTTGAAGCAATAGCATCAAACTACTTTTTCCAGATCCCCAATTTCCAAATACCCCTATGGAAATGGGTAACATATCATCATTCAAAATTATTTTTTTGAGTAAATCTGCATGGACCTGATAGCCAAGCAAATCTTGCGTTGTTTCATTATCTGACCACATTTTATACTCTTAAATTAAATTGTTTATATCAAGTGTGTCACATTAATTTTCTTATACTTATTCCCCATGCCAAGGGCAAAAGCCATCTGGTCTTTTATAATCAGCTCACCCTTTTGAAGTCCGGCTATAGCAGTTCTGATTTCTTGAAGTTCTTGACCACTCACGCCAAACAAGTCTTTGATGACCTTATCATCAATAGTCTGCTGCTTCATAATAAGTGGGTATTGTGCATTGGCATAAAAATCAAAACCTTTTGATTTGAAGCTACTCATGTTCTGAGTGGCAAGGATAATACTCAGACCTTTATTTCGGCCTACAGCAATTAGATTACGCAGAGGGCGATTGTCAAAGTCAAGCATATAGTGAGCTTCATCAATAATAGAGAAATGACGTATTTGTACTACTTCATCATTCACTGCTTGTTTATCCAATAACTCATAAATGTTATTAAGTTTAGACATCAGGAAATACACAATAGCTTTGGCTATAGGGCCATCTTTTGGATATCCATCCATCTTGATGATGTAGCTGTCATCAATCAAAGAAACTTTATCTTCTGATTCAAAGATATGCGCATTAACCAATTGCTTCAGAACAGAAGAAATACTATCATCATTATTTGCATCTTTCATTCGTGATTGATAGCATTTCAGCATTAATTCAAATGAAATAGGGGCGCCATTTGTCGATTTATAGGCTTCTACAATAGCTTCACTAAGACGATTGTTCATGTTGGCACTCGCACTTACTCGGTCTATGGAACATAAAGCAGAAGACATTTCTGTAGAGTACAGATTGATTTCATTGATAGAACGCCCAGTGAAATCCTTAAATGGAGTAAAAGGCAATGGCTGTGTCAATGGATCCAGAATACAAGAACGGTCCACATCGAAAAGTGATAACCAATGGTTATTCTGTATATCGCTGAACTCTCCTTTGTAATCAAACAAAAGGAAGTTCACGGGATATTGTGATTCTGTGGATAACATTCTGAATTGCTGAATCAAAACAGCCAGCAAATTAGTCTTTCCAGATCCTGTAGCTCCCGCAAT
Proteins encoded in this region:
- a CDS encoding KAP family P-loop NTPase fold protein; its protein translation is MWSDNETTQDLLGYQVHADLLKKIILNDDMLPISIGVFGNWGSGKSSLMLLLQKSLHEWEKSQHEKGCKIILQVYFNSWQFESYDSTKLTMIESILEALDKDINKRKNVFERVDDLLERINFLKAGVFILKKAYENLTPDWLKKWLPTKEDLDKITNKDKYNNLLKDVAKGNTSKFIATFRELFDELVDDMGYKAVVVYIDDLDRCEPKRIIGCLEAVKLFVNVRKTAFIIGADERIIEYAISQHYPIQMKKEDISSPFSDYLEKLIQLPYKLPRLSDNEQETYITLLLCKNHLNDIYFNEIHQKYLEFRKTDKHSKYNIDDIKANISKDKKIDFHAVEYRLPTVPLIKRFLNGNPRQLKRFLNTLYVRQELAEVAGFTDIRPEVLTKLMVLEYNTLYNSRFEELYKLQNANGGVLPLDDVEQEAKTENGIQNPQWKDNWSSDYLRQWLSSDPSLKDINLQNYFWIARDALKNEKPIASLVTNKVMLLFRRLCTLQTNSMMKRDLPGIINACDDSEKDMIIHLINDNLRKDPKSENCWRILNCDENNLLFGDKIDRLKLLFSNIKTEDIDTKADIFFVRMLSLSNEIHNYINSLPKANPLTKAIERKIQK
- a CDS encoding ATP-binding protein, producing MSIINFSNTRQMEGLFDAINPIKELIESKINLSRTADREKRINLNQNKVMRICFIVGLSLPTKRSIDDYKDIQLSVSSARIIPSFFTMHDLSTLYSALLKLRYADLNIDWTQNATLSRIIAAEMLRGRDYLMSDNNLDSFLYAMNNKVAITKDIPVLNLLIGNYGDEEMEATLDINSRSITNSQIIIAGATGSGKTNLLAVLIQQFRMLSTESQYPVNFLLFDYKGEFSDIQNNHWLSLFDVDRSCILDPLTQPLPFTPFKDFTGRSINEINLYSTEMSSALCSIDRVSASANMNNRLSEAIVEAYKSTNGAPISFELMLKCYQSRMKDANNDDSISSVLKQLVNAHIFESEDKVSLIDDSYIIKMDGYPKDGPIAKAIVYFLMSKLNNIYELLDKQAVNDEVVQIRHFSIIDEAHYMLDFDNRPLRNLIAVGRNKGLSIILATQNMSSFKSKGFDFYANAQYPLIMKQQTIDDKVIKDLFGVSGQELQEIRTAIAGLQKGELIIKDQMAFALGMGNKYKKINVTHLI